Within the Dechloromonas denitrificans genome, the region GCTGGCCAGGCCGGAGATGCCGGCGCCGACCACGGCGATCCGTTGCGGTCGGTCAATGAAGGGGTGCGGGGCGTTCATCGTTGGCTCCTGTTGGGCGGACGGCGTTTACTTGAGGAACTCATCGATTTTCTTCAGCAGATCCTTGTCGTCCGGCTTGGTCATGCTGCCGAACGCCACCACCTGCGTCGCATCGCGGTTGATCAGGTATTTGTGGAAGTTCCATTTGGGCCGGCTGTCGGTGATCTCGGCCAGCCGCATATAGAAAGGATTGGCCGCCTTGCCGCGGACCACCGTCTTGCCGAGCATCGGAAACTCGACGCCGTAGGTCAGCCGGCAGAAATCGGCGATCTCCTTGCTGCTCCCCGGTTCCTGCTCGCCAAAATCGTTGGACGGAAAGCCGAGCACCACCAGCCCCTGCCCCTTGAGGCGGGCATAGAGCTTTTCCAGGCCGTCGTACTGCGAGGTAAAACCGCAGTAACTGGCGGTATTGACCACCAGGATGACCTTGCCGCTGTACTGGCACAACGACTGCGGCTGGCCATCGAGCAGCCCGGGAAAACTGTAATTGAGCAGAGGTGGACAGTCGGCGGCAGCCGCAGCAAGCGGCAGCGTGCCGAATGACAGCACACCGGCAATGGCTAGCCAAGATTTGAGGTTTCCGAACATGTCCAACTCCTTGATTGTTTGTCCTAGACAAATAGAACATTTGTTCGTAAGATAAGCATCAAAGTTTGAATTGTCAACGGTTTGTCTAACATTTGTTCAGGACAAAATGAA harbors:
- a CDS encoding glutathione peroxidase, producing the protein MFGNLKSWLAIAGVLSFGTLPLAAAAADCPPLLNYSFPGLLDGQPQSLCQYSGKVILVVNTASYCGFTSQYDGLEKLYARLKGQGLVVLGFPSNDFGEQEPGSSKEIADFCRLTYGVEFPMLGKTVVRGKAANPFYMRLAEITDSRPKWNFHKYLINRDATQVVAFGSMTKPDDKDLLKKIDEFLK